The Pygocentrus nattereri isolate fPygNat1 chromosome 12, fPygNat1.pri, whole genome shotgun sequence genome includes the window ccaggtatttaaagctgctcaccctctccacctcgagctcccggatgaaaagtggccgatgaggtctcctctccttcctcatgtccACTATCAGCTCCTTTGTCTTGTCCGTGTTGAGGATGAGGTTGTTCTTATCACACCATGACACCAGTCTGGTCACCTCCCTCCTGTAGGCTGCTTCCTCTCCACCAGTGACACGtcctatcactgctgtgtcgtcagCAAACTTCAGGATGATGTTGTCCTTGTGGGAGGCGACGCAGTCATGGGTGAACAGGGTGTAGAGAATAGGGCTGAGGACGCAGCCCTGTGGAGTGCCGATGTAGGTGGTGATGCTGGCTGAAGTCCTGTTGCTGATCCTGACAGACTGGGGCCTGCCAAAATGACTGTCCTTTTGTAGCAGGTGGGAACAATGCTCTGGCTGAAAGAGAGATTGAAAATGGAGGTCAGTACATTAGCCAGCTCGTTCGCACATGCTCTGAGGGCCCGCCCAGGAATCTTGTCTGGTCCTGGTGCCTTGCGGGGGGTTGATCTTTCTCAGAGCTCTGCAGACCTGGCCTGTTGATACTGACAGAGGGGGGGGACATGGGTtgtgtgggctgtgtgtgtgtgtgaacctcCCAGTGCTAGTGCTGGGGGTTTCGAAACGGGTTTGGGGCAGGCTTGGCAGTTGGGGGTGGAAGGTTTGGGTTAGGCTTGGCTTCTGGTGATGGTGGAGGCAGGTTTGGTTTCGGATTGTCTTCTGGAGGTGGTGCTGGTTTCTGAATTGGAGGAAGCTCCTCCGTGGATGCCGGCCTTCACCCATTCACCACCAATGAAAAAGTAGAGCTACAAACCCTGAATGACCGACTGGCCATCTACTTGAACAAAGTGAAGAAACTTGAGACTGCCAACCGTGAGCTGGAGGAGAAGCTTCGGGGGTTCCAGGCCAACAAGTTGCAGGTCACGTACGACATGCAAGCCTACCAGCATCAACTACAACCTCTTCGAGAACGGGTGTGTGCACATGCTTTTTTTGTCTATACATGATAGCAAGAGTGTTAAAAATCTATATTAAGATTTATAAACTTTATGATCTAATGTTCTCTGAAAGATTTTTCCTTGCCCACAGCTTACAAACATTTTGAACGAGTCTGCACACCTTGCGGTAACCATCAATAATATCAAACTGGCTGCTGATAATTTCAGAATCAAGTAAGTCTTTTAAATGTTGGACAAATCTTTTGGATTGATATTCTATAAAATGCTGTTCTTTTGTGGCAACTGTGGAACATTTTCCAAGTCCTTCGTGGTGCAGTCAAGGGTCCATAACTGATTTATTAGAAAActtaaatcaatatttttataCCAAATGTTTCATTGCTCTGCCTAAAACTGTTTGGGCTTTTGGTCTCTTAACGCATTTCGAAAACATCATGACTTTCCTTTGGAATGTGTAAAAACCAAACCCATTTCAGTAACAGTGATTGAGCACTATGAGTCGTATCACTCTTTCCTACATGATGTCTGTAGGTATGAGAATGAGCGCGCTGTGAGGCAGGTGGTGGAGAGCGAAGTAGCTGCCCTGAAGGCTCCGAAGAAAGAATATGATCTGGCGATTGTTGCTCTGATGCAGGAATATCAAATCCTTGTGAAAGATTATGATACCCTACAAAGCACACATGAGCAGGTGAGCTGAGGCAGGACAGAAAAAGAGTAAGGACAAAGGAAGagggaaacagaaaaaaataaagaaaaacagaatgaagTGGATTTTGTCCACTTCATTGACTTTTTGCCAACCCAGATTATGATAAATATTTAGAGAGAGCAAACTTAGtctcatttaattaatttaaatgtcactgtaaaaaactgtaaatgtcCACGTGGAAAACACTGTGGATCTCTCTAACAGACTGGCCAACCTCCGTGCTGAGTATGAAACCGTCGTGGAGAAAAACCGTAAAGAGTTTAAGAGCTGGTATGCCTCAAAAGTACGTACACAAACCTAGAACAAACGCACTTGCTGGTGAAGCAATTCGACATTCACAGTCACACCTGACACACAGAACAAGCATCCAACAGCACCAGCAGTACCTACAGAGTCATTCCCTGTTCACAACTGGTTCACTGACCTGACACATCTGGAAGCGGATTCATTTACCTGGTCAAATCAGACTGCACAAATgcagaatgtgtttgttttcagatgGCTTCGAAAGACAAAGAGATAATAGAAGTTACCGATGTCACGGTGGCAGGGAGCACTGAGATTGCTACGAGCCGAGGTCAGATCCTGAACCTTCAGACTGAGCTGGACACACTGCTGCTCCAGGTAACACCTGACCAGAACCTGTCCCATACTTCACACAAGTCTGTTTGGCTTTGCATTTGGCAGACAGCCTTCTTTCTGGACAGACTCCATTTGTTCTGAGTCAACAACTTCACAGTTCGTTTGCAACTACTATTGTGCAAGAGCATCATGTACCTTTGCCAAGACATTGCTTAGTTTAAATGCTTGTATAGCATTTACCTTGCTGCCTTTACTCAGAGTACTCATGCTTATGATGCAAGTCTCACCCACTTGTCCCCTGTCTCTCTGCAGAAGACCTACCAGGAGCACCTGGTGGATGCTCAGGGGCAAAAGCAGGTACAGCTGCTGGCTTTGAGTCGCCTGGCTGGTGGTCTGGAGGCTGAGCTGGCTTCAGTGCGGGACAGCGCTCTGCACCAGGCCCAAGAATATCAGTTGCTGCTTAGCACTAAAGTGCAGCTGGAGAAAGAGACTGCTACCTACAAAACCCTGTTGGAGGGTACTGAGGACCTCAGCAAGATCGCTGGCATCAGTCTTCCACCATCGATAGCATGGAGCGCCCCAGCACTTGCTTCAGCTGCTCCAAAGATCTATGCAGAGAGTAAGTCAGGGGGTCTAATCTCGTCCACAAAGGCCCGGTGTGGCTGGAAATTTTTATTCCAACAAAACAGAAGATCGCATTATCAAATGTTTGAGGACTGATTCAACTAGTGGAATTTGGTCTgcttcagcttgtttggagtgaaagcCTGTAACACCAGTTACAGATCTGCTGATACTGTACAGCAGTGATGCATATCACTGTGCTGACAACTGTCGACTTCcacaatgcattaaaaaaagaaaaaagtgtttaaaatataaatatataggtAAAAACTGGTCACTGCTTTGCTTTCTTCAGACATTACCCCATTAATAAACACACATGCTATAGTTTAACATTAAGATCAAGATGAGATTCTgagatatattttattattattatttttcttcttcgttttcttattattacatatatcaTGTAAAATGAACTGCAAATTAatttcaacccccccccccactgtaTTCTAAAAAATACGTTTTAATATGATCCAATTTTTAAGCTCTTTTCAGGTCACACTTCTCAAGGTTTTTTATGTCGGTACAGATAAAAgataaatcattatttaaaactaccacttatcctcctgggtcacatGAGCCACTCTCAATGCTCACTGGGCAGACAGTatgaaacaccctggacaggttggcAGTCCATCACACGGAAGACAcactaggggcaatttagcttgtcctatcagcctgactgcatgtctttggactgtgggagtaAATCCTGCAAACGCTGggagactccacacagaaaggaccctggtcacccggccagggaattgaacccagacccttcttgctgtgccGCGCCAAtttaaagcaataaataaagcaataaattcTCTGGATCCtgtgattaataataataattaataataataataataataataattctttatttttatatagtgctttatcaaggacccaaagacatttacaattcaaagtacatagacaacacacttaacacagacaacaagagcACAATAACACATACAGAAAGACAAGGCAGAATATGGGCAGGTCTAGTGAAGGAGCATAACCGACTGAGGGCAGGTTGAGTTTGGTGAGGCAGACCAGTTTACATAAGAAATGCTGTACAAGGTGAGCTTTGACTTCTTATAAAGTCGCTCCAGACGGCGACCAACCTGCTTCATAGTACGGAGCTCACCAGTGTACCATGGAGCAGGAGTGGAAAAAGAGGAGCTAGTGCAttcagagactcagagagagccTCATTTAACAACATAGCATGAGCTTCAGGAGAAGAAGGAGCAGAGTCAACAGGAAAGGCAGAAGAAATGGACTGGATAAGACGGAGAGGAACGACAGACTGAGTTTTACAGAAGGAAATACCCTTTTGAGTGGATTGACGGGGTGCAGCCAGAGGAGCAGTGAACAGAATCAGCTTGTGGTCAGAGAGCAGGAACAGCAGAGGATGTGGATTAATAAGAGACAAGGAGGAAGAACAGACTAAGTGGAGGGTGTGACCTTTGTCATGGGTGGGAAAATTTACATGCTGCGCAACATGGAAGCGGTCAGGAATTACAGTAAAGTCCTCAGTATATTTACAGTAATGAGAGTTTACATGGATATTGAAATCGCCAACTAGCAGCAGGCGGTGAGAAACTGAACAGGCCAGTGTGAGTAACTCTGATAATTCGGAAAGGAATGAACCTTTAGGTTTTGGGGGACGGTGAAGTAACAGTGCAATAACAGAGCCAGGTCATTTAAGAGCAATATATTCAAAAGAAGTGGGAGCTGTAAAGTAAACTTCTGTGATGTTGACTTTAGTATTGAAAATCACAGCTAGACCACCTCCTCTTCCAGACGAACGAGGTTTGCAGATATATTTGAAATGAGGTGGGGTCGCCTGATTAAGAGCATAGAAATCACCGGCTTGTTGCCAGGTTTCAGTTAGGAAAAGTATGTCAATACAGCTGTCCAGTATAAGCTCCTGCAGCACTGATGATTTGTTGGACAGGGAGCGAACGTTCAGCAACCCGAAAGTGGTACCAGGAGAAGTGGGAGGGAGACGGCGCAAGTTCCGCAGGTTAGAGAGTACCAATGGGCGAGATGTGGACCAGAGTGAGGGTATATTAGTGCCATCAGAGCGGTGGATAGTTCTGTTGCGGTGTTGTCCTGAGCCACGGTGGACATAGTGGCGACGGCGTAGTATTCCAGCTCTACTGGCAGAAACAGCAGTGGCTTTAGGGAGGTGGTAGATATTGTTCAATTTGCGCAGTTCATTAGCCGTATAGGATAAGAGCTGAGGACAGTAAGGAGGCGCTGAGCAGTACGGACTGTGCACAAGGCCAGGAGGACTTAACAGCAACGTCAAGGCAAGTAATGAAAGCATCATAGAATAGGAGAGTACATATAAACAGCAACAGTGGAAGCAGCCACACTCACTCAGTTGTCGTGTAGTGCAGGATCACAGCGGTTAAGTAGCCACATTCAATCGGCATTCCGAGCAGCCATCCGGCAGGCAGGCGGAGCAGAGTACAGCCGCGGCGGTGCAGCCACCTCCAGCCGGCGTGCAGAGCAGAGTACAGACCCCGGCGGCGCAGCCACCTCCAGTTGGCTACAAGTACGGAAGAGTAGTCATTATGGAGCAGCTACGTTCAGAAAGCAACAAACTTTGTTTACAGttctacaaaaaacaaaacaaaacaaaacaaagaccagccaaagAGTCGCACGGGAGAAGTGgcagtctctctcacacacacacacacacgccagccagccagccataCTCTCACCCAGAACTGACGTCAAACGATACAaaatcccatataaataaataaataaataaataatagatagatagatagatagatagatagataaataggtGTACCTTGTGGTGTAAAAGAGAGCCAGAGGATATGTTATGATGTGATGGTCGGCCCTGCTGAGGTTGTGATGCGATTGGAGGAGGTGAGAATGTGATGTCTTTTGTTGTTCAGCAGGTGGAGGAGCTGGTGGGATTGAGGCTTCAGCAGATGTCCAGCCACCACCAGCAGACAGCCCTGAAGAAGGCATGATgtcttttgttgatttaaacCAAACATTTAGTTTCTCcacatacagaaaaaaaatacatacatgtgtttttatacatttgaaatacatttcaaatcatTTGCAGTTCATGCTGAAGTACATTCCAAACACTAACatgtggttcttcctcatgttcttagagagtttctccttttgcatcttggttcctttcagtggttctatataaccaTAAATAGATGTGAACTGAAATCAACTGAACTGTACAGAGAGGCTAAAGTCTATGGGGCAACAAGTATTGTGTAGAAATGTGATACAAATTGTAAGATATTTAGAAGATATTAAGAAGTTaactaaaatgatcaaacagaACATGAAGAAACAAAGTTTTGATGTTATGTCAAAGGCATAAAGACAGTATTGACATCCACTGAAGTTAGCTCTGGCTGCTTTCGACAAGAAACCACAAATAAGTGACAGGAGCAAAATTAGAGTTAGCATTGGCGCTGCTTTCCACCACTGAAGACTGGAATGTTTGGCAATTAAAGGGAAGAAGTTTAACGCAGAACTCACAACATTTCTTCTGGACTGGTAAGTAAACAGAGGGAGGAGTAGAGATGGAGGAGGGATGGTGTGGAGTACGAATTCAATCTTACATAGTGCTCCTTTAAGTTGGTAATAAATGAAGACGTGTTAAGTTTCAGTAGAAAGTGACTTCCGACATTCTTACAAACCAAAGAGTCTCATTATCAGGGGAAGAAGGTATTTCTGTAGTAAATGCTGTGAGGTCTGCATCATCACCTTTCAATGCCCTTCTTGAGTAGCTGGTCTAGAGCTCCTTCATCACAGGTACAAGTGCATGGTGCACACTAACTGAGGGCTCTGCCAAAGGTTATTTGAAGAACTGGTTTCCTTTCAGGGGCTGTAGGTAGTGGGAAAAAACACTCAGCCCCCCTTTCAGGTTGgcacaaactgtaaaaacattaACTTCAGATAATTACACTGTAGTGTGCAACGAAAGAAAAGAGTAATACATGATGGCAAATCACAGGCAGACAGAACTTAATGGAGACATCTGTTTTCTGTCttcatgtctctctgtctcttccacGATGAAGAAATGTGAAGCTTTCCTGTCTACACATGACTGTGAAGTCACTGCTAATCTGTCTTTTAATccaccctaaccctaaccacatcaaaacaataaacactAATCTCTAACAAACAGTAATCTCCAATAAACACTAATCTCCAATAAACACTAATCtccaataaacactaataaacactaatctccaataaacactaatctccaataaacactaataaacactaatctctaataaacactaatctccaataaacactaataaacactaatctctaataaacactaatctccaataaacactaatctccaataaacactaatctccaataaacactaataaacactaatctccaataaacactaatctccaataaacactaataaacactaatctctaataaacactaatctccaataaacactaatctccaataaacactaataaacactaatctccaataaacactaatctccaataaacactaataaacactAATCTCTAATAAACACTAATCTCCAATAAACACTAATCTCCAATAAACACTAATCTCTAATAAACACTAATCTCCAATAAACACTAATCTCTAATAAACACTAATCTCTAATAAACACTAATCTCCAATAAACACTAATCTCCAATAAACACTAATCTCTAACAAACACTAATCTCCAATAAACACTAATCTCTAATAAACACTAATCTCCAATAAACACTAATCTCCAATAAACACTAATCTCTAATAAACACTAATCTCTAACAAACACTAATCTCCAATAAACACTAATCTATAATAAACACTAATCTCCAATAAACACTAATCTCTAATAAACACTAATCTCCATAAACACTAATCTCTAATAAACACTAATCTCTAAATAAACAACTCAGACTAACCCAACTGTGTCAAATGATTGCTCATTATTCACAATCAGATACTGATGAAATTCATGTGGACTTTTGTAGTAGAAAGCTGGACATAAGCAACTGGATGGATTTTAGCCCATTGAAAATCCAGCAGGTGTCCAGTCACATACCAATACAGCATTATCAGTATTATCAGAGAGCCTTATCAGTTTGAATCAAACATTAGTAGTTACACTTGTACCTGGTGTTAAGATCATATCAGGGTCAAACAGGTTATTTACACTCCAAAGAACTGCTGTAGCTTTTAAATTCATTTGGCTTCATTGCAAAGTGGCtttgaaggttttttttgtaatgtgacACCATTTAAACACTTGAATGTTTGAATGGTTCTTCTCTATAAAGATAAACAGTGTAAGTTTCTTAATAAAGACTTTTTTAAACTGTTACGTATTGCTCTAAAACTGGTCCCGATATGGTCACAAGTAAAGAACTTGTTTGGCACTTCATAGAATCTGTAAGGGAAAGATAAATGAACCAAGCTTATCTCAGTCAACTTAAAAGCTGAGACCTCAAAGAGGAACACAGCATTCATAGTGCATAGGACTTACAATACATAGAGAAATGTATGACaaccatattttatattataaggACTGTATTGTCTCAGCAAAATCTGCATATTATTCGGGTTTAGTTAGCTCTAATGAAGGTTACTCCaagtctctgttttctctgtttgccAGTTTAACTAAGCCTC containing:
- the LOC108413116 gene encoding keratin, type I cytoskeletal 15-like, with product MASKDKEIIEVTDVTVAGSTEIATSRGQILNLQTELDTLLLQKTYQEHLVDAQGQKQVQLLALSRLAGGLEAELASVRDSALHQAQEYQLLLSTKVQLEKETATYKTLLEGTEDLSKIAGISLPPSIAWSAPALASAAPKIYAESKSGGLISSTKARCGWKFLFQQNRRSHYQMFED